In the Diospyros lotus cultivar Yz01 chromosome 13, ASM1463336v1, whole genome shotgun sequence genome, TGAATGCTTTTGGCTTATTCAATGGAGAGAATAGATGTACTGATAAGGAAAAGTGGCATTATCTCTATTGAGAGTAATGTTTGCAAGCAAGAAAGACCATAACTAATTTGGActgagaaaataaagaaaaatatgatacacTTGAGGACCAACTGAAATTATGGCTTTTCATAGCACAGAATGGCAAAGAGGATCTGTTTTGCTCACTCCAAGTAGTTGAGAACAAGGATTACTTgagttgaattttgaattaagcATTTGCTCTACCTGATTGGGTTTAGCATGTCAATATTTGTCCAAAGCCACTCTTTTACGTGCTGTAATTGATATTGTGTGTGTTGATTTTTTCCAGTACATGTCTAATTGTTCCtattgattttatttgttgaaacATGCTACTGCATTGGACTGGCAGCATAAGCAAGCATGTTGGAAACTTGCTTGATGCTCCTCCAAATGTCCAGGAAGACGAGTTGTATTTGGCATAGGTATGGTTAGATTCACTAGGGTGTTGCAAGCACCTTCTTGATGGAAATAGACCCAATTTGTAAGTTCCCTGAGTATGTATTACTGTTTCTCATCTAACATAGTTTAAGCTGGATTCATGGTGCTTATCTATGTGTCTAGAAGGGCAGGTTACTTATCAGGGGGAAAAAGGGGAACTGCAATTTATGGTTGATGCATCTACAGTTAGATTTGCTAGAGATTCCAGCATGCTTTTTCTCAATCAAACACAATTTTGAATACACCAGATTTTTAGTGCACAAGATGCTTTGACAATATGCtgcatgcattgattttttctcttttttttatctgATGAGATTAGAGAAATACTGAAATGTAATTGTCTTTTAATTTAGTACAGTGCTTGATGCAAATGGTGTTGAAGTTCACTTTGTGTGAATGGATGAATCTGTTGTATGGACATGTGATAGGGATATTTTTATAGGTTTCCTGTTTTGGTTTTAGAGATTATATTAAATTAGGTTTTATCTTGCTATCttatcttgtttattttagGCTGGTTTATCTTTCCATCTTTATTTCTCAGCTTTACTTATTTCTTAGGCTTCTTCTAAAGCTTCTGctgcttcttctcttcttcttcccctaccTTCTCCATTCTTTTTGAGTGTTATGCATCAACGTGTGTAACAGCAAGTATCAATAGTTCCAATTTGTCTGTGTACAGTAAGACTGAGTTTAACCATTTTGGTCTCTGGCACCAAAACCCTGTAACAAACTTGCAATGGGATGAATGATGCTAATTGACAATGTGAGCTCAATAAAGTATTGGGATGTGTTCGTGATTATTCTACAATTAGATTCAATTTGTTAATGGACAAATTCCATGTGTGCGCTTCTGGATCAGCCAGCCTATTGGTGATTATGTTTTCTCCACACAGATTGTGGGTATGAGTGCTGTGACTCATTACCTCTCTATTATGTATTATCTGAGGAAAATTGATTTCACATGCAGATTTGAGTTTTTCTACAGTTAAGGATTGGAATCTGGTTGGAAAAATTAACATGTGGCAACTCATGTGCTTCCAGCTTGGAGCCATTTTCAATTTAAAGACTAGTTatcaatttgatatataaaaaagatgaaaacctgtgcttgattttatttatttatttgtacaTTAAGCTGTACTTCTCTTGTTTAGCTGCATGTTTaatattattctcttccttAGCTGTACATTTAATCTTGTTGTTAAGCTTTAGCTAATTACATTTGTGACAAATCTGTTCCCTTTTCTATTTGTAGTAGCCAAAAAGGCTTTCTTGCATGTGAATTTATTTGTCTAGCTTCTTGAGGCGGATGTTGCTGTGAAATAAAAAGTGATCACATTTATACTTGGTCCATGGTTATTTCATGCAAATAAGCACTTCACGATATATTGGGTCATAGATTGTTTTCATTTATGTTACACTGCAGAGGCCATTCTTGTTAATGTATTTTACCTGTATGATCTTTTGGTTTACCAAGCTAATGACTCCAAACCTCTGCACATGAGTGCAACAAATTGTCCTTGGCAAATTCATGATTGAAGGCACGCCAAAATTGAAGATGCTACTTTTGCTTTTTGCGCAACTACAATATTTATTGATTCTCACTTTTTCCTCTTTGATCAGCTCCCGCAGCTACTGCAAATGGTGCAGAAGTGGACTTGCTTGGCTCTTTGTCAGAGCCTTTTTCCTCCGACCAATTGGCAATTGTGCCAGTTGCAAGTGGACCTACAGCCTCGGATGTGAATTCATCAGCAGCAGACATCAGCAATGGGTCTACATTTGCAGCCACAGCAACAGGATCCCCTGTTACAAATCAGGTAGATCTGTAGCAACATTCTATTTGCTTtctgtattattattattgatttttggaATAGCATTGATGAACTAAATCAGCCTAGGAGCTTTGTATCTTTCTGAACATCAAAAGAATTTCAATGGATACTAGCTTGACATATTGTGCTGCATGATGTTAATTGGTCATATTATTGCATCCACAAAATTCTGACTCTTTCCagatttctttctcatttttattttgggttattgccaacaaaaaaaaatttctggCTAATTAATGATTTGGATTTCTCCAAATTATATAACTACATATTTTGAAGATGAatttaaaaactatttcttaacaTCTTTTTTTCTGATCCTCTTGTGTACTTATTTGCTTGGTTAAGTTTCTTCTGGTGCAGCCTTTTGAAGATCCATTTGGTGATGGTCCTTTTAGAGCTCTCTCTGCTATAGATGGTGACCCAGCTCAATCGCCTAGTAATGCTTCCTTCCATCCTAGCACCAACCAAAGATCTGAACTGCCTCAACCAATTGCTCAAACTCTCTCTAGCCAGAATACTGATATTTTAGCAGATATTTTGCCACCGTCTGGATCTTCACATCTTGTGGCTTCAGAGACAGGTTTTCCAACTCAGGATGGCCAACCCACATCATTCTCAGGTTTTCCAGCGCAGGCACCCCAACCTGCACCAATGACTGTTTGTGCTGCTCAAGCCAGCCAACCTGCACCGCAGATGAACTTCCCATCTCTAACTGGCCAACCTACAACGCATTCTGATTTTCCAGCTCAAATTGGCGATCAATCAGAGACTGATTTTTTGGCTCAAGCTGGCCACCCGGCAACATCACTGACTGGCTATTTGGGCCAAGCCAACCAGCCTGCACCACTGACAGCCTTTTCAGCTCAAACAAGTCAACCGGGATCCCTAACAGGTTTTCCTGGACAGTCAAGTCCTCATTTTTATGGGAACTTCCTCCAACAGCAAGGATCTACAGCTTCGCACTTTGCATATCAAAACAATGGCGGATCAACCACACAATACCATACTGCAAACTTCCTTCCCCTAACAAGTCCTGCTGCACCCATCGCTTCTCAAATGGCTCCTCAAACTCCAGTTGGACCACCAACACAAAATAACGCCATGAGCTATCAGCCCCTTCTTCCGCCTTCAACAGGATCATTGGTTACAGTTCCTCAACCAGCCAAGGAAAAGTTTGAACCCAAGTCTGCAGTTTGGGCAGATACCCTGAACCGAGGGCTAGTCAACTTGAATATATCTGGCCGTGAGTTCCTATAGTTTTGAGCTTGGACTTCATTCACGGATGCTTTTTAATTGGACTTCATTCACGGATGCTTTTTAATTTGTCTTTGTGTAACTGAAAGATAACTCTTTAACTTTTCTCCATATGCAGCTAAAACAAATCCACTGGCAGATATTGGAGTTGATTTTGAAGCAATGAACCGTAAGGAAAAGAGGATGGAGAAACCTACAACAGCTACTGTGACATCAACTGTTACCATGGGCAAAGCTATGGGATCTGGTTCTGGGATAGGCCGAGCTGGTGCTGGTGCCCTTAGGCCGCCACCAAACCCCATGATGGGTCCTGGCATTGGTATGGGAGGCTATGGAGGAGTGAATCAACCAATGGGTACGGGCATGGGTATGGGCTTGGGCATGGGCATGGGTATGGGCATGGGCATGGGAATGAATATGGGTATTGAGCAAGGATCTCAAATGCCACCATATGGGTTTCCTCCTGGATCCGCCATGCCCGGTGGATACAATCCAACGATGGGGAGTAGTAGTTTTGCTTCCCAACAACCGTTTGGTGGTGGATACCGATGAGGTTGAGCGAGCAACCATGCATCGAGATCAGAAAAGCTTTCGAGCAGTCGATGATGTAAAAATGGGCATGGGAAGCAGACCCGGAGTTGCTCTTAAATCTGTCACTGAATTCTTGGTCCTGCTGTTGATGTTTgaattttgtttcattttatcTCATTCAATATTTATCAGTTTTTGAGTTTCTGGAATCTGCTTGTAGAGATGTATTTGTCACTCATTGGAAGTTTCTCTTAGTTGCAGACCAGACACCCTATTGTTTATGTCTTTTGGGTCGTAAGAGTTGTTGCAGATGCGCTGCTGCTTGTCTTGGGTGGTGAAGACTGAATCAGAAAAAGCTCTATACACAGGGGATCGCCTCTCTCAGGTGTCTCTTCCCTTCACTATCCATTCATTTTATTGTCATTTGTAAGAATTTGATTGTGTGCCCCATTCTTGCTGAAAgcaataaaaaattgataattcatTCTTCTTGGGCTTCAATGTGCTTTCTCTCTGTTTCAATCGACGAGTTGATACTTGTAAACGTATTGCGTATGCATGATATAGAAATACCATGAAGAGTTCTGAGAACACATTAGAGAGACTTTGTGAGAACATTTGTGGAGTTTTCGCAAGGTTCTTCCTTTGTGACTGAAAAGTCACGGGCTTAAGTTGttgaaatttgtttttctcCAAAATAAGGATAAATTGTGTCAAAAAGGTTAATCTCTACACCTTTACAAAATAGAAAGCTTTGTGCTCGAAAAATGCCATTTTTATTAGGTTTAACGTTTTTAAGttatgatttcttattttaagtttaaaatttaagaattatgATTCTAATGTAGTTCTTTATAAATTTCATGATTGTAGAACGCCAATTAaatcataataattatatatattgagagtCACCAATACATGTTAAATCAATGAAAGattgcattttgttttttgttatttgaaaaaatattcaattcaattatgaTATCCAATTATTGTACTATTGTagtattatcaaataattatcTGTTATCATGTATATAGatcttaaataaataacaatagcAATGAATAGGAGAAAATATCTGGTATCTAACTAAATTTGTCCTAATATTGATGGATAGGAGAAAATGATCAAtacaaaaaatggagaaaatgttCAATAAAACAATGATATTACAGGCAAGCCAATGCCCCAAGGTCTCAGGTGCTTAGTGCAAGGGAAGCTGCTTTATAAAGAACCCAAGCAAGAACCACGGAAATGACGGTGGTCTTGGGGGGCATTCTCCCTTTATCAGTCCTCAACACCATGGCTTCATAAACAGGCCAGCAATTCACCACCACGAAACCAGCTATGAACATCTGTCCAAACAAGCCCTCCATCTTCTCCCCCCTCAGAGCCTCCACTACCCCTCCAAGCAAAGCTGCTAAGTTGATCAGAGCAGCCACGGCCAGGGACACAAGCATGGGGGAATGTTCTCCAAACTCAAACCTCCCTTCTTCATACCTCTTGCCTTGCTCCCCCGCTTCCTCTGCTTTGCTGGTCACATTGAACCCATGGCTGCCCATGCCCAACAGCTTGGATGCAAACTCTGTTAAGGCAAATAAGTAGGCTGTCACCCCTTTTATCATCCACATCCTCTGTTCATTCCACCACCGCCGGAGCGTTCCCCGGCCTACCACGAAGTCTAGACAATCTTGGCCGTACGCGACGAGAGCTAGGGAAGCGTACACCATGAACCACTTATCCGAGACCTGTAACACGCAATTTGCAGTACTAATAACATCAGTTTAGTAAAGTAGAACTGAGGTGAGCCAGCTTATTTCCTATACACTCAAGGAAAGGCATGCATTGATGAGCTTAGAAGATGCGTACGTACCTTGGGGAAGATGGAGATTCCATTGAGGAGTGTGAGCTGAGGGAGGAAAGCATAAATGGTGACTGGAATGCAAGGAATTCCCCAGAATGCGTGGTGTGCATAACAAAGGCCCATTATGAGGCCCAACCCGCGGATGCCGAAAGTTAATGGGCTGTATTTGGACAAACCCACCTCAAGGAGGCCCAAGGACCATCTCATGGTCTGGTTCAGCACATCATTGAGAGTTATTGGAACTGCCCCTAAAAATGCAGGCCTGTTAGGGTGACAAAACAGAGACTTCCAGCCCTCACAGTGTAGCCGGTAGCCGGTGAAAAAGTCCTCTACCAGGCATCCATATCTGAACCCCATCTGCAGAATTAAACCCATTCAAAGGTTTCACCTAACAGTGTTTCAGAAGCTTGTAAACATGTTGGTCTCAGAAAAGCTTACCTTGGAACCCCAGCTGGTGTTGCTTTCATAGTTCGAGTCGGCTACTTGGTGGGCTAACTCCAATACTGATTGGGCCCGAATGGGCTTGGTGACTGCATGGTCTGGCCGCAACTCGGGCTTCTCAGGTGTGATGAAAGATGATGGGCCTCCGAAGAAAACCCGGCGGGAGAAAAAGGCTCCCGTCCCCACGTAAATTGGGCCTACAAGCCCATCCATCCCTGGTGGATTGATTTGGAAGATGCGTTTAAGGTCACTTGCATAAATATCATCCTCATTGAGTCCAGCAAAACGCTGAGGAAACTGAATGTACCCTAATTTGGGCGTAAGTTTAGGGTCAGAGAAGTAGCAAAGGGCTCGACGAGCAATTTGAGGATCGTTAGAGTACATGTCACAATCTAGAGTCAAGATTATAGGCGCGTTGGTCATGATAGCTGATACCCGAAGCTTCAAAACATTATACAAATTAAGTATGGTTAGGAAAACATAAAAGAACGCAAATTACAAACATCTGCATAAATTTTTTAGAGGAAAGCCAGCTATAGTTGTCCATCACCTTTATCtaatcaaagaaaaaagatCAAGCTATGAAAATGATCAAGCGGATCTATCTTTGAAAGCCTATATGGGTAAGCATGATATGGGGAGACCAAATTCATTTGTAAATAGgtcaaaatgatcaaaatataagTGTATTCTAGTCACTTTAGTATATCAACGGATGAATTTGCCCCTCATTTCGAACTGAATATCTTTGTTCTAAAATacgggtaaaattaataaatagtcactgaactttaaagttgtaattatttgcTCACTCAACTTTAAATTGTAACCATTTACTCACTCAACTTTATTTATCGTTAACCATCCATCACTCGTTATAACTccgttaaatattataaacgGAAAATACTAACGGAATCTAACGTGACTAACAGAATCTGACGTGgcaaaagtaaatttaacaaacactcactgaactttaaaaatgtaactaattaCTCACTGAATTTTGCTCAACGTTAACCATCTATCACCCGTTACATCACCGTTTGCTCTTGAAAAACACCCGTTACATCACCgttttatcttgaaaaatattaaaatttttttatatacagtTAAGATTACTtacttttcaaaccaaaagtcaaaaactaaactaataatttaaattaaaaaaattattgatacaaatcaaaagtaaaaaaaaaatctatttaaatttttttaccttCATTACGAATaatgaaattcacaaaaaaaaatattcaataatgagaccaaaagtcaaaaactaattacaaaaatcgtatttcttctatacaaaaaaaatgcatatgatatcattttcttagaaatacgatttttgtaattagtttttgGCTATTAgtctcattattgaatatttttttttgtgaatttcgtTGTTCGTaatggagataaaaaaaatttaaatagattttttgtttacttttgatttgcatcagtaatttttttaatttaaattattaatttaatttttaacttttggtttgaaaagtaAGTGAtcttaaaaacatataaaaagtttttaatatgtttcaagataaAACGATGATGTAACGGGTGTTTTTCAATATCAAACGGTGATGTAACGTGGTAATTGATGGTTAACATTGAgcaaagttcagtgagtaattagttacatttttaaagttcagtgagtgtttgttaaatttatttttgctacGTTAGATTCCGTTAGCCACGTCAGATTCTATTAGTATTTTTcgtttataatatttaacggAGTTATAATGAGTAATGGATGGTTAACAATGAGTAAAGTTGAGTGAGTAAATAGTTACAATTTAAAGTTGAGTGAacaaataattacaactttaaagttcagtgactatttattaattttaccctcTAAAATACTCTTATATGGATATCATTATAAAggtattttaataattcttgaTCTATGAACAAATAAATTTGTCTCCCAATTCGAATTGAAAATCATTATTTCATAGGTTAAGAAAAGCAGTACTAGACAAAGTACCAGGACATTGAGGGCACCACCCTTGAAGTTATGCGGGGAGGTCCTACTTTTCTGCCTGGATGCATAGATCAGATTTGGCATTGCTCGGCCTGCCACATCTCTGTCTTCCTTGCTCTCTAACAAAACCTGCTTAATTTGCAGAGCAATTAGTGGGGGCATTGCTTTAAGAAGAAGATGGGTTGGAGTGTTATTGCTAATTAATCAAACCTGAATAACAGCAGGATGATGGTGGGGGCTAAAATCTTTGGTCCATTTGTTGAAAGCTTCGCGTTCTTGTTGGCTAGTGATGTACTCATCTTCCACCTTCCCTCTTTCCACAGCACTCTCCACTCTTTTCTTCATCTCTTCATACGTCATCTGTTCAACCAGAATTTCTaataatattaatgtaaaataaaaaccTTGTCTAATGCAACTGTCGCACTACCAGGTCATGAATTCGACTTGGGCGGCTATTATCCTCTGACGAGGTCAAACAGGCAAACTCAATCATAGTAGTGATCCCTTGTATTGGGAGAGCTACTCATAGTTTACTTCTCCTTAGTCCCTTGTTACCAAGAAGAAAGGTTCCAATGCAAAGTTCCGCTTATTGACAACATCCATGCACACTTAGACTTTTATTATTCTTAATCAATTTTATAAATCAATCAACAAACATTTTTTAACACTCTTTAAATAGGTCACAAATTAGTGAAGTTGTTTGTGAGCCGTTCGATATTTAGCTCAACAAAAATTTGTTCGAGtttatttattaagataaaCGAACTAAGTTTAAGTAGTCTAACTTTAAAACTTAATTTGTAAATAAGACGAGATTGAGTTTGTTAAAACTCACGAACACGCTCAATTAAActcttataaatattaatagactTTATTAAATGTTTGTAAATATATTCTAttagaaatttataaataatttgtgaataacttcatttataaatatatttatttataattttataaatatattatttaatatagaGTTATGAAAGTTtagattattataataatataattaaattaaatatatttaaaattattatatatattaatttaatcatttaatataatataatttatgtatatataataaaacaaaatatcaaattaaatttaaataaactaataagTTTTGATAAATTCGAATCTATTGACGAAAGCTCAACAACAAACACTAGAGTTGATGTCAAACTCAGCTCATCAATTTTTTAATGAGTCGAACTCGAACTTACAAGCTGACTCTAAATCAAGATTAAGCTCAATAAAATTCTCAACTCAAATCAATTAAAACTCTCTCAAGTTATTGGCTCATGTAACGACTTTTTTCCGGGAAAATAATGCATGGCCCAGCCTAAATTGACAGGTTTGTACATATATGGAAACCACGTGTTTGCATCTTTTAGGGAAGAGGGATAAGGTTGCCTCTTACTTTAACTTTATATTGTACTATTAtagtttgtttatttttttgctgAGATTGTATTATTATAGTTTGCATGCTCTATTAGTGAAAATTTGTGGTTGGTTTCTAGTCGGTATAATCCATCCTTTTTTGTGTTCATTGGGACTGTAAACATTGTCCTTTatataaaacatgaaaatttaCGGCTGGTCTCTACTCCCTAGTCTTCTCGCACATGATCAcacttttttatataataattaaatcaagttcgtacaattatttaaatatttaagattcAAGATTTAATGTCGTAACAGGTTGTAAACTAGCGGTCAAAGTACCctcaaatttgagaaattacactaacCGCCAACCCTGTTaggtaattttgaaaagtttccATCCATTCATGAATTACCTAAAATAC is a window encoding:
- the LOC127789271 gene encoding cellulose synthase-like protein G3 — translated: MERVDGDPLLHTHRLSHRAAANRVLGVVYLCGIVAVLYHRVVAVLQSTSLASFSISVLLLIADVVLAFTWSTTQALRLRPVHRREFPENLEKVAREEDFPAVDVFICTADPYKEPPMRVVNTALSVMAYDYPQEKLSVYVSDDGGSAPTLFAFMEAAKFGRLWLPFCRKNQITERCPEIYFRLQHSPSSETQHLKMTYEEMKKRVESAVERGKVEDEYITSQQEREAFNKWTKDFSPHHHPAVIQVLLESKEDRDVAGRAMPNLIYASRQKSRTSPHNFKGGALNVLLRVSAIMTNAPIILTLDCDMYSNDPQIARRALCYFSDPKLTPKLGYIQFPQRFAGLNEDDIYASDLKRIFQINPPGMDGLVGPIYVGTGAFFSRRVFFGGPSSFITPEKPELRPDHAVTKPIRAQSVLELAHQVADSNYESNTSWGSKMGFRYGCLVEDFFTGYRLHCEGWKSLFCHPNRPAFLGAVPITLNDVLNQTMRWSLGLLEVGLSKYSPLTFGIRGLGLIMGLCYAHHAFWGIPCIPVTIYAFLPQLTLLNGISIFPKVSDKWFMVYASLALVAYGQDCLDFVVGRGTLRRWWNEQRMWMIKGVTAYLFALTEFASKLLGMGSHGFNVTSKAEEAGEQGKRYEEGRFEFGEHSPMLVSLAVAALINLAALLGGVVEALRGEKMEGLFGQMFIAGFVVVNCWPVYEAMVLRTDKGRMPPKTTVISVVLAWVLYKAASLALST